One genomic segment of Fundulus heteroclitus isolate FHET01 chromosome 10, MU-UCD_Fhet_4.1, whole genome shotgun sequence includes these proteins:
- the dlx4b gene encoding homeobox protein Dlx4b: MSMGFMPDSVNGSDPSKSAFLEFGHGHPAHQQHSPGLSHIYPVHGLHVSGHSQHDGPFPGNASYGPPLGYPYPGTMNAHPSSAYMSSYQHSTSSLTHSRLERTELNKSVMNESRDVRLVNGKGKKMRKPRTIYSSLQLQALHQRFQQTQYLALPERADLAAKLGLTQTQVKIWFQNKRSKYKKIMKHGGGSEGEHLHSSSSISPCSPVIPQLWEVSMATKGAPMHPNNYMNSFGHWYPNHHHHPDQDAMQRPHLM; this comes from the exons ATGTCTATGGGTTTTATGCCAGACAGTGTGAACGGCTCTGATCCCTCCAAGTCGGCCTTCCTGGAATTCGGCCACGGACACCCGGCACACCAGCAGCACTCCCCGGGACTCTCACACATCTACCCCGTGCATGGCCTCCACGTCTCGGGACATTCTCAGCACGACGGTCCCTTTCCTGGCAACGCGTCCTATGGACCCCCACTGGGATACCCCTACCCGGGCACGATGAACGCTCACCCGTCATCCGCTTACATGTCTTCCTACCAGCACAGCACCAGCAGTCTGACCCACAGCAGATTAGAGAGGACGG AGCTCAACAAATCCGTGATGAATGAGAGCAGGGACGTCCGTCTGGTGAATGGCAAGGGGAAAAAGATGCGGAAGCCTCGCACCATCTACTCCAGCTTGCAGCTCCAGGCTCTTCACCAGCGTTTCCAGCAGACCCAGTATCTGGCCCTGCCGGAGCGCGCCGACCTGGCAGCTAAACTGGGGCTCACACAGACTCAG GTGAAAATATGGTTTCAGAACAAGCGCTCCAAGTATAAAAAGATCATGAAGCACGGCGGAGGCTCAGAGGGGGAGCACCTCCACAGCTCCAGCTCCATCTCCCCTTGCTCCCCTGTCATACCCCAGCTCTGGGAGGTCTCCATGGCAACCAAAGGAGCCCCGATGCACCCGAACAATTACATGAACAGTTTTGGCCACTGGTACCCGAATCACCACCACCATCCGGACCAGGACGCCATGCAGAGGCCGCATCTGATGTGA
- the dlx3b gene encoding homeobox protein Dlx3b — translation MSAGQSYEKKIASILTDLPGSMSCHPSSKDSPTLPESSVTDMGYYSGQTAHGHHEYYQSQAYGQPMNSYHHQFNLNGMGAAGAYATKSEYPYTNSYRQYGHYNRDHLQASPPGSVKEEPEPEVRMVNGKPKKIRKPRTIYSSYQLAALQRRFQKAQYLALPERAELAAQLGLTQTQVKIWFQNRRSKFKKLYKNGEVPLEHSPNASDSMACNSPPSPAVWEGSSTPQSTPISRAQVPQPAHSSSPPYLEDYTNHWYQQGSHLQHPGTVHHPVPQQSVGAVY, via the exons ATGAGCGCCGGACAAAGCTACGAGAAGAAGATCGCGAGTATTCTGACAGATCTTCCCGGATCTATGAGCTGCCACCCGAGCTCCAAGGACTCTCCGACGCTGCCGGAGTCCTCGGTAACGGACATGGGCTACTACAGCGGACAGACGGCCCACGGCCACCACGAGTATTATCAGAGCCAGGCGTACGGACAGCCCATGAACTCTTACCACCATCAGTTCAATTTGAACGGCATGGGAGCGGCTGGAGCGTACGCCACCAAATCAGAGTATCCCTACACGAACAGCTACAGACAGTACGGACATTACAACAGAGATCACCTGCAGGCCTCACCTCCGGGCTCAG TCAAAGAAGAGCCAGAGCCCGAGGTCCGCATGGTGAACGGAAAGCCCAAAAAGATCCGCAAGCCGAGGACCATTTACTCCAGTTACCAGCTGGCCGCCCTGCAGCGGCGCTTCCAGAAGGCGCAGTACCTCGCCCTGCCGGAGAGAGCGGAGCTGGCGGCCCAGCTCGGCCTCACCCAGACGCAG GTCAAGATCTGGTTCCAGAACCGGAGATCCAAGTTCAAGAAGCTGTACAAAAACGGCGAGGTTCCCCTGGAGCACAGTCCCAACGCCAGCGACTCCATGGCCTGCAACTCCCCGCCCTCCCCCGCCGTGTGGGAGGGCAGCAGCACCCCTCAGAGCACGCCGATCAGCCGAGCCCAGGTGCCGCAGCCTGCGCACAGCTCGTCGCCGCCCTACCTGGAGGATTATACCAACCACTGGTACCAGCAGGGATCCCACCTACAGCACCCGGGCACCGTCCACCACCCGGTGCCGCAGCAGAGCGTGGGAGCGGTTTACTGA